The window CGTCGATCAACGAACTGCTCGAAAGTCCGCCGCTCAAGGCGCTCGTCGACCGCGTCAATCCGGCCCGTGTGATGACCAGCGTCCGCTCGTTCGTCGATGGCATGCGGCTGGAACTGCAAACTGCAGTCGCTCAGCGACAAATCCCTTCACCACTCGCCCTGGCCGAGCAGATCGCTAATTGGATTGTGCGGCAGGATCAGGCCGGCGTCCGCAATGTGCTCAATGGCACGGGTATTCTGCTCCATCCGGAGCTGGGCGGTGCACCGCTCGCCGATGAAGCGCTCGCGGCGTTACGGAGTGCGGCTGCCAGTTATTCACGAATTCCCACGGCAGGAGCCAAACCGACGCGCGTCGAACAACTGCTGCAGGAACTCACGGGCTGCGAAACCGCGGTCGTCACGCCGAACGCCGCGCTGGCGATTGGCCTGTTGACCAAGGCGCTGGCTTACGGCAAGGAAGTGCTCATTCCTCGCTGCCAATTGCTGACCGCCGCCGATGGCTCGCGTGGGTATGAGTTGCTCACCGCAGCTGGGGCCAAACTGCAAGAGGTGGGGGCCGCCAACGAACTGACGATCAACGATCTGTCGCGCGCTGGCGACTCCGCTTTTCTCTTTTGGCAGCACGATCTCCCTTCGACTGCAACTCAGCCATCGCTCGCTGAAGTTGGGACTTGGGCGCAGCGCCATTCCGTGTCCCTCATCGTCGACCTGGGGAGCGGCGGATTGAACGATGGCGCTGCTTTCGGAATTGCAGCGCAACCGACGGCGGCTGCCGCGATCCAAGCCGGCGCTACGGCGGTCATTGTCCGCGGCGATGGCTTGCTCGGCGGACCAGGCTGCGCGATCATCGCCGGCAAGAGTTCGCTCATCAGCAAGCTCCTGGCCGATCCGTTGGCCCGGACCGCCAACACCGATAAGGCGACACTTGCCGCGCTCGAGGCGACCCTGGAGCTCTATCGCCCCGCTGCCGACCCGGCGAGCAATCACATCGAGCGCTCGATTCCGCTCCTCGGCCTACTTGCGGCATCGGCCGATAATTTGAAGCACCGCTGCGAACGGTTGTCGCCGCAGCTCGCTGCCTCGCCGGCGCTCGCCGCCGTCGAACCCCGGGCCGATTTTGCCTGGCTAACGGCGGCCAAGCTCGATAGCCAAAAACTGCCGACCTGGGGCCTGACGCTGCAGCCCGCACAGGGCACGGCTGCCGATCTGTTGGCGGCCCTGAGCAACACAACTCCTGCGGTCATCGGCAGTTTGGCCGGCGATCGCGTCTGGATCGATCTCCGCGCCATCTCGCCGCGCGAGGACCAGCAATTGGTCAACGCCGTGAATCAGCTGGCCGCCAAGTAACTGCGTGTCACTTGCTTGAGCGCCGGTGTCGGGGATCGCGACGCAGCTATCCCGGCAAAAGTATCGATTCTAACTGTCGTGAAAGCTAATCACGGCGAAAACGCGATTCTACGCGTTTTTTGAGCTCTGGCACATCGATTGCTTTTCAGTGCTCCGTCCTCAACGAGAAATCTGGCGAGGGCGCTGTTCGATGCCGTGGTGACACTACTCGGACAGCGCCCTTTTTGAAAATCTGGCGAGGGCGCTGTTTGATGCGGTGGTGACACTGCCCAAGCAGCGCCCTTTTTCGAAAAATCTGGCGAGGGCGCTGTCCGGTTCAATGGCAACATTGGCCGGACAGCGCTCTTTTTTCAAGCCAACTTACGACGACCGAAATCTGGCGAGAGCATGGTGCGAATTGGTGGTGACACCAAACGCCCCATGCTCTTTTTTTTGCGCCGTTGCCAACTAGCGCGACGACGCCACCGATTGCGGCAAGCGCACCTGATCTGCGACGGTTTCGGTCATGTGCTGTAGCGGCATGCCGTTGTCGCGGTCGTTTTCATCGCGGGGATTTTCTTCGCTCTTCTTGGCAAAGAGCAACTGCTGCAACTCGATCATCACGCTAAGGAGCGCGGGAACGAAGACCAGCGTGACCACCGTTGAAATGATCAGGCCGCCGAGGAGCACCGCGCCGATGCCGCGATAAAGTTCGCTGCCGGCGCCCGGTGCGAGCACCAGCGGCAAGAGACCCACGAGACCACCGAGCGTGGTCATGAAGATCGGGCGGATACGGGTGCGAACGGCCTCGATCACGGCATCGCCGATACTCATGCCGTCTTCTTTGAAGTGAATGAGTGACTGTTCGACGATGAGAATCGGGTTATTCACCACCGTACCGACGAGCATGATGAAGCCGAGCATCGTGAGCACATCGAGCGGTTGCAGCACCCACATATTGAGTAGCCACAGACCGGCGAAGCCGCCGACCGCACCCAGCGGCACCGTCATGATGACCACGAACGGATAGACCCACGATTCGAAGGTGGCGGCCATCAGCAGGTAAGTGATGACGACGGCGAGGAGCAGATTCGAACGGAGCGAAAACCAGGTGCTGCGAAGTTTGTCTGCCGTACCTTCCAGGCTGATGCGATAACCGCCCGTTAATCGTCCGCTGGCTTGCAACGGCTTGATCACATCCTTGGTGATCATGTCCATCGCCAGTTCGAGCGGCATATCCGGCGGAGGACTCACTTCGAGCGTAATGGCTCGCTGACGAGTGCGGTGATTCACCTGTTCCGGACCGGGTTCCAGGCGAATGTTGGCGATGGCTTCGAGCGGTACGAGCTGACCGGCAGGAGTAGCAATCGGCACCGTCTGCAAACTCTGTTCGCTGTTGGCATAGCGATCTTCGCCGACGATGCGGAGGTCGATCTTGTCGCCACCCTTGTAGTAATCGGCGGCGTACGCGCCGTCGACGAGGGCATCGACCGCGTAGCCGAGCTCTTGGGCCGTCATCCGCAGATCGGCAGCTTGCTCGAACTTCGGATAAATCCGCATTTCGGGATTCGCCAAGTCGAGGCTCGGCGTGGGGCGGATTTGCGCGGCGGGAATCAAACCGGGCATTTCAGGAGAGCCCTTCAACCGACCGAAAATCTCACCGCCGAACGCAACGAGCTTGTTGATATCAGGGCCGGTGATTTCGATATCCACCGTACGACCGCCCGTGAGACCTTGCTCGAACAAGCTCGCCTGCTTGGCGATCAAGAACGTTCCTGGCAGTTTGTCGCCGATCCTTTGAATGACAGGCACAAGATCCTTGGCCCGCGCGGGATCGAGCGAACGAGCGCCGATGAAGACTTGCCGGTTACGAGCGACGAAGAAGAAGTCGTTGATCACCAGCTTCTTGCCGTTGACCACTTCGGGGTCGTCGAGCTCCACATCCCAGAACGGCCGGAGCTCTTCTTCGACGAGGTTGCCCATCTTCAGCAGATGGTCGAGGTTGTAACCCGGCGGCGGAATGACGATGCCGAACACGAGGTTTCGGTCGCCGCTCGGCAGATACTCCACCTTCGGCAGCAGCATCCAAGTGAGGACGCACGAACCGGCGATCACCGCGCAGACGACGATGATGCGCGGGAACAAGCTGATCTGCAAACCGCGATTGAATCCGATTAGCAGATTGACCATCCAGTCGGCGATTTTGTCGGAAATTTTCAGGATGAAGTTAATCGGCAACATCAGCCAATTCACAAAACCCCAGAACCCCGTGCGGCGTTCTTTCTGCGGCTCGGCTTCGGGAAGAATCACGTTGCCGTGGCGATCTTTTTTGTGCGGCTTCAAAATCCGCATCGCAGCCGTCGGCACCACGGCCACGGCGACGAGCATCGAGAGAGCTACCGCCGCCGAAATGGAAATGGCGATGTCGCGAAACAATTGTCCGGCCTCTTCTTTGATGAAGAGGACCGGCAAAAACACGGCTAGGTTGGCGAGCGTGGCATTGAGCAGAGCGCCCCACACTTCACCGGCGCCGTTGACGGCTGCATCTTCGGGAGATTCACCCTTTTGGTGCCGGCGATAAATGTTTTCGAGCATCACGATCGCGTTGTCGACGAGCATGCCGACCGCGAATGCCAGACCGCCGAGCGCGAGCACGTTGAGCGAGCGGCCGAGCACGGCCATCACCAGAAACGCGCCGACGGTGCTGATGATGATGTGGGCAAAAATGATGAGCGTCGGCCAACCGTTGCGAAGGAAGACGAGCAACGTGAGGAACGTGAAAATACTTCCCCAAAACAAGTTGTCGCTCACCAGATTCATGGCCGAATAGATGTATTCGGTTTCGTCATAGACCTGTACCAGTTGCAGGTTTTGGTTCTTCAGAATGTCGGCGTTCAGATCGATCATCGTGCCGCGCACGCCTTTCATGACGTCGAGCACGTTTTCGCCGACGCCGCGCTGCACGTTGATGGCGATGCTGGTCGTGCCGAACCGCTTCACGATGCCGTCGGGCTTCTTGTAGCCTTCGACGACCTTGGCAATGTCGCGGACATAAACGGGCACGCCGTCGCGGCGAGCGACGATCGCATTTTCGACTTGCTCGGGAGAGCGGAATTGGCCCAGCGTCCGCACGACGTAACGGCGCTTCCCTTCCCAGTAGTCGCCAGCCGACGTGTCTTCGTTCTGACCGCGGAGAGCCACGCGAATGTCGTTGATGGTCAGACCGCGGGCGGCCAGATGCTCAGGATTGACGACGACTTGCAGCTCTTCTTCGCGACCACCGAGCACGTTGGCGTTCGAAACACCTTCGACGCGCTCCAGCGCCGACTCGATGTAGTCTTCGGCAAATTTGCGGAGTGTGGTCACATCGCGATCGGGTGGCAACCAGGCTTTGATCCGCGGTTCGGTGACCGCCAGATCCTTCAGCCGGTGCATCGTCAAGCCTTCGTTGTTCGAGTTGTAGGCCTTGTCGAGCGTGGCTTTCAGGTCGGGATGCTTGGCGGTGAACTCATCCTTTTCCTCGACCGTCGGCACGCGTTCGCCGAGGATCAACCAGGCGATCGGGCGATTGGCGGCGTTCGAAGTATTGATGACCGGTTCGTCCACGTCTTCCGGATAGCTCGGCACTTGAGCGAGCTTGGTGTTGACCTTGAGCAGCGCTTCGCTGACATCGATGCCGACCGGAAACTCGAGCGTGATGCGGCCCATCGAGTCCATGCTTTCGGAAGTCATTTTCCGCACGCCTTCGACGCTCTTAAGCTGTTCCTCCTGCTCGTGAATGATCTGCTTTTCGACTTCTTCGGGACTAGCGCCCGGCCACATCGTTTCGATGGTCAGCGTCGGCACTTCCACTTCGGGCGTGAGCTGCATCGGCATCGTGAAGAGCGACAAGATGCCGAACATCAACAGCAGGATCACGCCGACGGTGACCTTGACGGGATTGTTGACGAAGGTGGTGATCAAATTCATGTTCGGGTCTCGTCACTGCGAAGCAATGAAGGAGGGCAATTGGCGAGGATGCGGAGCAGGCAGGACGTTGAGCAACGGCAGACAAAAAGGACGACTAGGGGAAGCTGATGTTGATCGCTTCAGCCCGCACATCTTGGCCGGGGCGGAGCCGTTCGTTCCCTTCGACGACGAGCACGTCGCCGGCTTTGATTTCGCCCACGCCGACGCTGACCCATTGGCCTTGCGCGACGCCGAGCGTAACCGGAACCGGCCGAACGCTGCTCTTGCCGGCGGTAGTGTCAACGACATAGACCACCGGAGATCGACCGCCGATCGCGATCGCATCTTTGGGTACAAACGGCAAGGGCTTGGCTTCGCCGACGGGGAGCGTGACGCGAGCGAACATGCCGGCCTTCAGCAGCGGGCCACGTTCATCGACGACGTTCTCGACGCGGACTTTGACCGGAAAGGTGCGAGCACGAGCATCGGCTTGCGGATTGATGATGGCCACTTTGCCGACGAAGCGCTGACCACGGAGCGCGGTGATTTCGACATTCCCCATCACGCCGGGCGTGAGCTTGGTCGCGTAGTCTTCGAGCACGGCGATTTCGACATCGACGTTGCCGAGCTCAGCGATCTCGGCGGCGTGATCGCCTTGCATCATCCACTGGCCCACTTCGGTGAACTCGGCAGTGACCCAGCCATCGAACGGAGCAAACATCGTGTGCCGTTGAAACTGTTCGCTCAAGCGTTCGACTTCGGCTTCTTGCACCGCGATGCGGGCCTTCCACTGTTCGTGCTTCTGCTCCCAGGTGTTGCCCGTGAGGAGTCGCAGCACAGCGGCGGCGTTGTTGCGGGTCGCTTCGGCTTGCTGCTCGTGACTGACAGCTTCTTCGAGCGCTTCCTTGGTAATCGCATTCAGCAATTGCTTGGCCCGTTCGGCGCGGCCGTGCTGAAAGGTTTGGTTGGCTTCGGCGATGGCGAGTTGGGCTCGGGCTTGGGCGATTTCGTCTGCCCGCGAATTCTCCATTTCCAGCAGCGCGGCCTTGCGAACTTCCAGCTCGGCTTCGGCGGCTTTCTTTTCGGCGCCGATGATGCCGCGGCGCAGATGAGCGATGGGCGCGCCCTTCTTCACGAAGTCGCCTTCGTTGACCAGATATTCCTCGACGCGGCCTGAAGCGGCGCTGCCGACGACGCTCTTGCGGAGCGGGGTGACCGTGCCGACGAAGCTCTTTGGTTCATCGAGTGTCTCGATGCGCGCGGTGGCGACAAAGACGCGCGGCGGTGGCGGAGCGGCCGCGGGCGGACCCTTGGGAGCTTGCGCGAACGACGAGGCCGCCAGGGTGAGCAGAAGTGTGAAAGCAACGTTGCGTGTCATTTAGACGGCCTTTAAGGCGGAGAGTTCTTGATCGAGGTTTTTGCGAACGCGGGTGAGAAGTCGTTTGAGCGTGGCGAGCTCGCTGGCTTTCATGCCTTCGGTGGCCCGCGCGCGAACGCGTTTGACGCAGGCCACGATCTTGGTCCAAACAGGTTTGGCCGAGGGTTGCGGATGAATCAACTTGCGGCGGCGGTCGGTAGTGCACGGCAGGCGTTTGATCCAGCCGTCGCGCTCCATCCGATCGAGAATGCCGACCAGCGTGGCAGGTTCCAAATGCATCCGTTCGGCGAGCTCAGCCTGCGCGAGGGGCCCTTCGAGGGCGAGAAACCCCAGGACCTGACATTGCCGGTAGGTAATGCCCGTCGGCGCGAGTTCTTCGTTGATCGCCCGCTGGTACTCGTGCGACGTGGTCATGATCCAGAAGCCGGCGCTGTTTTCGAAATCGTATTCGAGCACGGCAATGGTTTCCGTATAAATGATTTGCGCCCTAACGAATAATTTATCTTAAAAGTAGCGGGTTAGGGATGCAAGTTTGACTTGCGCGCAAAGCAACCCCGCCAGGGGTTAGTAGCAATACCGGCATAGAACCGGGTTCTTACAGCAGATGGGGAATTCGCGCAGATTTTTTTAGCTGCCGAGCACATTCCCTTGCTCTGAATGGCTTTACGGCAACTCAGCCAGCAAATCGGTGAGGCTGCGGATGTGCTCTCCGGTGGATTCTGCGGAATTCCGCACCAGCCAACGTGCTAGCCAACCGCAGCGGTGAGGCGCCGCGACGTCATTTTCGAAGTCGTCGCCGACCATCAGGATGCGTGCGGGTTCGAGTTGGGTTGCCTGCTGGATGGCCCCGTAGAATCCGTCGGCTGGTTTGACCCAGCCGACACGCGAACTAACGAACTGATCCTCATCCGAAATCTGATCGAGCGGCCACAGCTCTTTGCAAATCCCGATCAGCCGCGAATCGAAATTCGACGCCACGCCGATGCGGTACCCGCGGCGGCGTAACTCGGTGAGCGTTGGAGCAATGTCGTCGAACAACTGCCAATGCGCCGCCTCGGCAAAATGTTGCCACAATCGCTGAAACGCGGCTTCGATGTTCTCTGTCGGAACGCCCGCCAATACTTGCGTGACAACGGCTCGCCAGAAATCGACTTCGGCCGCTTCGCTGGTTTGGCCGTCTTGTTCCAACCGGCGAAAAGATCTGGCGTTCGTCATCGCCGAACCAAACCGTGCGCCGAGCTCGTTGCGTGAGATTCTCAAGCCGAATTCTGCCGCGATTCGTTGATACACCGCAGCGACAGAGGGCTCGGGAAAGATCAGCGTGCCCACTGCATCGAACAAGATTAACCCAGGCCGGTTCACTTCGGCGTTTCCGGCATCGGCAAAACGCCGGAGCGTTTGGCATCGAAGGGATTGCCGAGTGGATCGAGCAGAGCTTCGGTGATGCGGCGGCGACGAACTTTGCGGACCTGGGCCCACACGCCGTCGACGATCACCGTATCGCCACCCTTGAGATTGTCTTCACGACCTGCATTAAGCCAGTCGTTGAGCGTCATCGTATCGGGGCTGTCGCCGCCGAGCTCGGGCCGATTCAACTGCGTGCGCAGCTGAGCAAGCGATACGCCGCCGCCGATCACCAGTTGTTGGCCAGCGGGGCTGATGTGTCGCGGCAGACGATCGAACTCATCCTGAATATCGCCGATCAGCTCTTCGAAAATATCTTCCTGCGTGATCATGCCGACGATTCGGCCGCCTTCGCCGCGGACGAGCGCCAAGTGCTGATGCTCGGTCGTCATTCGCTTGAGAGCTTCGCTGAGAGTCATGTTTTCCGACAGGCTGCTAATCTGCCGAACGATCTCGCGAATCACTGGGTTGCCCGGATGCGTCTTGGCGAGCAGCACCATGTCTTTGAACGTGACGTAGCCGATGATTTTTTGCGGATCGCCACGCTGCACGGTCACCGGAAACCGGGTGTGCAAGTCCATGTGGGCGATGATCAGGTTCTCGCTCAACGTAGCGTCGGCCACCACCATGACGATGTCTTCTTCGGGCAGCATGATCTCGGCGACCTTCATCGCCGACAGGCGACTCGCCTGCAGAATGATCCGTTCCTCTTGCATGCCGATGGCTTGGCTGGCGCGGAGCAAGTTCACCTGCGCTCGCAACTCATGCAAACCCACCGCTCGATGATCCTCTTTCTGCCGCATAAACGGCAGCCGTTCGACAATCGCGACAAATTGCGTGGTAATGGCTTCGAACAACCAAACGGCGGGGAAAAAGACGATGGAAAAGACCCACATCGCCGGGCTGAGGAGCAGGCAGACGAGCTCGGCGTTCTTTAGGGCGAAGACCTTGGGAATGAGTTCGCCGACGACGATCGTAAACGCCGAGATGGGGATCACCACGCAGGCTATGGCGAAAAAATCGGCCCAATCTTTATGAATGCCGACCGAGGCGAGGACTTTTTCAAAATAAGGTGCGAGACTTTCCTCGGCGGAAGCACCACCCATCGCAGCGGCAATTGCGCCCACGAGCGTAATGCCGAGCTGCACGGCGGCGAGGCTTGCTTCCATCCGCCCTTTCATCAGCAGCGACACGCTCGCGCCAGAGCGTTTTTGTTCGGCCAGGAGTCGCAGGCGGTCGGTCCGAACAGAGGCGAGCGCTAATTCATACGCGGCAAACAAGCCGTTGATAAACAGCAAGAAGCCGATGATCAGGATGACCGATAGACTCATTCCGCAAAAATTCCTGAGATAGCGCAGGCGAACCGAGTGCTCCCGGCAGCAGACCGCCTAGGCAAGCAGGATAATCGATAGAGCGAACAGAGATAAGGCGGCACGCATAACGGAGCGGCAATCTTTGTGGCGACAGCTGAGCGACAATGTGGCAGACGAAAGCGCCCTGCGGCCTGCCGCTCAGCGCAGGCAAGATCAACACATTGCCTTGTTCATCGGCCGCGCGATGTTAGAATAGTGTGAAGCTGTGGCAACGCAGCCTGTGATGGTCATTTTCCTTTGCGACGACCGTTTGCGGGATTCACGTCCCTAGTGCCGCCGAAATGAGCGAAATCCACCACGAATGCGGCATTGCCGCCATCTATCACTTGCCTGGCGACCTGCATCACTTGGTCCCTGGTGAGGGGCTAGAGGAAACAGCGCGGCTGCTCCCTCGCATGCTCCAGGACATTCAGAATCGCGGGCAACTCGCCGCAGGCATGACCTCCTACTGGCCGGGCAAGCCGCAACTGCTGACCACGCACAAAGAAATCGGCATGGTTAGCGAAGCCTTCAAGCTGAACCAGCGCGAAGAAGCCGAAGCGATCATGAATCGCCTCCTAGGTGTCGCCTCGATCGGCCATGTGCGCTACGCCACTTGCGGCGCCGACGATCGCAACTACGCCCAGCCGTTCGAGCGGAGCCACATCGAAAAAAGGAAGTGGTTCAGCTTCGCTTTCAACGGCCAACTGGCGAATGTGCAAGAGCTGAAAGACAAGCTGCTGTCGGATAAGTCGCATCACTTGACGCGCGACAACGACACCGAAGTGATCATGCACGAGATCGGTCGCGAAATGTCCGGCGATCGCCGGCCGACGCTGATCGAACTGATGACCAATCTCAGCCGCAAATTCGATGGCGCCTACAGCATCGTCCTGCTGAACGCCGAGGGGGACATGCTCGTCGCCCGCGACCCGCTCGGCATCAAGCCATTGTGCTACGCGAAAGAGGGCAACCTCTTCGCCGCTGCCAGCGAGAGCGTGCCACTGCTGAACCTCGGTTTTCAGCCCGAAGACATCAAGTCGCTGCCCCCTGGCTACGCGATCACCATTGTCGACGGCAAGTTCGACATCCAGCAATTCGCCGATCAAACCGGTCGGGCTCACTGCTACTTCGAATGGGTTTACTTTGCCAACGTGGCGAGCACGCTCGATGACCGCAGCGTCTATCTGTCGCGCACCGCGCTCGGCGAAGAACTCGCCCGCCTCGAGCTGCTCGACGGCAGCGTGGTGATCGACGAAAACACCATCGTCGTCCCCGTGCCGGACACCAGTAAAGCGGCCGCCGATGCCATGGCCCACCGCCTGCGTGTGCCGTCGCGCGAAGGGCTGATTCGCAATCGCTACTCGGGCCGAACCTTCATCGAAGGTGGCGGCAGCCGCAAGAAAAAAGCCGAGACCAAGTACACGCCGCTGCGTGAAGTGCTGCAAGGGAAGCGAGTCTTCCTCGTCGAGGATTCGATCGTCCGCAGCACCACGATGCGTGTGCTCCTCAATCGCATTCGCAAGTTGGGCGGCGCGAAAGAAATTCACGTCCGCGTCGCTTGTCCACCGATTGTCGCGCCTTGCTTCTACGGCATCGACATGTCGACCATCGACGAGCTCTTTGCTCCGAAGTTTATGAACGGCGGCGAATTGACCCCGGCCATCGAAGCCGAAATGGCCGCCGCCCTCGGGGCCGATTCGCTCCGTTATTTGCCGGTCGATTCGATTGCCAAAGCGGTCCGCTTTCCCAGCAGCAGCCTCTGCCAGGCCTGCATCACCGGCAGCTATCCGACGGCATCCGGCCAAAAGCTCTATCAAATCGCCCGCGAAAACATCGGCAAGTCCGCCGGCGATTCGCGGACCTACGAAACGCAGCAATCGCTGACGTTTGCTGAGTAGCACAGACGGGCTTGGTCAAGTTTTGGCGGCTGCGTGCGGCGAAAGTCTAGTTCAAGATGCAGCGCATCATCGAGCTTGCCTTAACGATCGTCATCTTGATTGGCGCGGTCTTCCTGTGGCGATCGACATCGACGCGCAGCGAACTCACACGCGAGCACGATCGGCTGGCCAACAAAGTCGGCCGGTTGCAAATCAAGGATCCCACGAAGATCCATCTCTTGGCGATCAACACCGACGATCCGCAGCACTTTGCTTGGCGCGCCTATTTTCCGCCCAACTATCATTACGCGTATTCTTGCAGCAGCGGCGGCGGTTCGGGCTCGAACAGTTCGGCGTGGGAAGGGATCTTGCGAGTGCGGGTTCGAGAAGTCAACGGAAAGACACTCCTTTCTCATGCTCTGCTGAATGGCAGTGGTCTGCGCAGCATCGGTTCTGAGCCGTTGACGAAGGTTCTCAAGGAACAGCCAGGAATGACGCCACGGCTGCAAGCCGAACAACTGGGCACGAAAGGACTGGTAATGTTCGATACCAGCGAAGTGTTGACCTTGGTCAAGTTGTCCCTCTCTGACGAAGCACTCGCCGATGCGAAACAGCATTTGAATGAGTGGGAACTGAAACAACTCACGCCGCACCTCGAACGGATCCGCATCGGGCCGCCCGGTTTTCCAGAGCGTGAACGCGACGGCAAGTAAGTATTGTCGCAGTAACAGCAGCACGAGCTATGCAAACGCCGACCGCGGAAATCAAATCGACGCCATCCCCGGTGAAGCGACCTCGTTGGCAGTTCACCCTCCGGACGATCTTGCTCCTCACTGCTGCCGTCGGAGTGTGGACGGCAGTGATCGTCAATCGACGAGAGATTCCACAGCTGGAGCAGCGAATCAAGGCGATGCGGTTGCTGGCGCGCGAACTGGATATCAAAGATCCGAATAAGATCGCCGTCGTGAAATGCCAGGAGCTGTGGTACGACGACAACGAATGGAAAATTTATCTGCCGGAAGGAAAATTTCAGGTTTCGCTGGCAACCCAAGAGGTCGACGCGCAAGATCTGGCCCCGCCAAGCAAATCTGCGCCGCTGCCGGCAGGAACTTTTCGGCTGTCCATCGCGCAAGAAAAACAGGGCAAGGATTGGCGAATTCGTGTTCTAAAGAACGGCCAGGAGTTCATTACCGTCGATGAACCGGCGACCTGGCATCCAGGGCATGGCTCTTCCGGCGGTGGCGCCTATTCGACGACCGAGCAAATGAATTCGAGCGAGCCCTTAGTCCTCTTCCGCCGGCGGTTCATGCAACCCGTGTCGGCGACTTCGAGCCAGACTCCGAACGGTCCTTGCGCCGGGGTTTTGCTCTGGATCGAGCCAGTGAAGTGAACGCCGCAAACTCGCGACTTGCAGGAAATTGCGCGCCAACTCCGTCAGAGGGGCGGACTTGCGCTCCGTAACACCAAGCGGAGTTGCGAGTCATTCTGCTAGGGATTCCCGGCGACCGGTGGCGACCAAAACCATTTCCCTGGTTGGTTCGTCTTAATGACAACCTGCTCTCGAAAAATGCAGGCATTGCTGGCTGCCGCCGGGTCGCACCATTCACCGTCGTCCCCAACTAAACTATTCCGGGCGGCTTGGTCCAGCGCAAGTGCAGGCGATCTCATCACTTGGCAAAACGTTTGCCCACAGGAAAATGACAATGCGTCAGACTTTTTGGCGGTTGGTTTCGACGTCCTCAACAAGGGTTGGCCGTTTGATGGCTGCGGCGACCTTAGGAGTGGGTTTGCTGATGGGGAACTGGCGAGCGACCGGTGGTGAGATCGATTTTCGCGAGGATTTTTCCCTGGCCCGCGACCGGACCAAGCCCCTCGCGCAGCTCATCCCCGGCACGGAAGACTATTACTACTATCACGCGCTGCATTACTTGGCGACCGAGCAGTATGAAAAGGTCGGCCAGCTCATGCCGCTGTGGGTTCAGCGGCATGGCGAGACCAGCCGCGTGTTTGAAATCCGCACTCGCCAGGCATTGCAAACGTATGAAAAGAGCCCGGAGAAGACTCTCGCTTACCTGCGGAATCGCCTCGGTTTGCACTATCCCTTCGAGCGCGAGATTCTAGGCGCCGAACCAAATCTGCCGACGGCGCTCGATCCAGCCATGATTTCGCGCGAGCAGTTTGCCAATCGCGCGGCTCCGTATTCCAACGACAACCTCGAACAGTACGAAGAAT is drawn from Anatilimnocola floriformis and contains these coding sequences:
- a CDS encoding amidophosphoribosyltransferase, with amino-acid sequence MSEIHHECGIAAIYHLPGDLHHLVPGEGLEETARLLPRMLQDIQNRGQLAAGMTSYWPGKPQLLTTHKEIGMVSEAFKLNQREEAEAIMNRLLGVASIGHVRYATCGADDRNYAQPFERSHIEKRKWFSFAFNGQLANVQELKDKLLSDKSHHLTRDNDTEVIMHEIGREMSGDRRPTLIELMTNLSRKFDGAYSIVLLNAEGDMLVARDPLGIKPLCYAKEGNLFAAASESVPLLNLGFQPEDIKSLPPGYAITIVDGKFDIQQFADQTGRAHCYFEWVYFANVASTLDDRSVYLSRTALGEELARLELLDGSVVIDENTIVVPVPDTSKAAADAMAHRLRVPSREGLIRNRYSGRTFIEGGGSRKKKAETKYTPLREVLQGKRVFLVEDSIVRSTTMRVLLNRIRKLGGAKEIHVRVACPPIVAPCFYGIDMSTIDELFAPKFMNGGELTPAIEAEMAAALGADSLRYLPVDSIAKAVRFPSSSLCQACITGSYPTASGQKLYQIARENIGKSAGDSRTYETQQSLTFAE
- a CDS encoding hemolysin family protein, which produces MSLSVILIIGFLLFINGLFAAYELALASVRTDRLRLLAEQKRSGASVSLLMKGRMEASLAAVQLGITLVGAIAAAMGGASAEESLAPYFEKVLASVGIHKDWADFFAIACVVIPISAFTIVVGELIPKVFALKNAELVCLLLSPAMWVFSIVFFPAVWLFEAITTQFVAIVERLPFMRQKEDHRAVGLHELRAQVNLLRASQAIGMQEERIILQASRLSAMKVAEIMLPEEDIVMVVADATLSENLIIAHMDLHTRFPVTVQRGDPQKIIGYVTFKDMVLLAKTHPGNPVIREIVRQISSLSENMTLSEALKRMTTEHQHLALVRGEGGRIVGMITQEDIFEELIGDIQDEFDRLPRHISPAGQQLVIGGGVSLAQLRTQLNRPELGGDSPDTMTLNDWLNAGREDNLKGGDTVIVDGVWAQVRKVRRRRITEALLDPLGNPFDAKRSGVLPMPETPK